A window of the Fusarium poae strain DAOMC 252244 chromosome 3, whole genome shotgun sequence genome harbors these coding sequences:
- a CDS encoding hypothetical protein (BUSCO:53065at5125), with product MAGLTVSNQFTLSSSDSSSVDDDAPLPFPEALPRADFLAEDFQPAAYLSALPNRHQTLEDLRSDLRDRSAAISSELLELVNSNYTAFLSLGSELRGGDDKVENAKVALLGFRRAVEEVKAKVTERREETNTLNGELHGVRSAVEKGRKMMEVSERLTSLEERLSLDSLPADEDLDEDSEDEDEDDNYGSSTAKLLTSAQECSRVTKLLGSMDPDTPYVIKMEERLTRCRNTLLIDLGNALKEAKKAGVKGQDRVLKCLAIYRVLDAQSEAVKALRGG from the coding sequence ATGGCGGGCCTTACCGTATCTAATCAATTCACACTCTCCAGTTCCGACTCTTCATCTGTTGACGACGATGCTCCACTCCCATTCCCTGAAGCTCTACCTCGCGCCGACTTTCTCGCTGAAGACTTTCAACCTGCTGCTTACCTATCCGCTTTACCGAATCGTCACCAAACACTTGAGGATCTAAGGTCGGACTTGCGCGACCGAAGTGCTGCTATTAGCTCTGAGCTGCTCGAACTCGTCAATTCAAATTACACAGCGTTTCTCTCCCTAGGTAGCGAGCTACGTGGCGGCGACGACAAGGTCGAAAATGCCAAAGTTGCCCTGCTAGGCTTCCGCAGAGCTGTTGAAGAAGTCAAAGCAAAAGTGACGGAGCGAAGGGAAGAGACTAATACTCTCAATGGGGAGCTACATGGTGTACGATCTGCTGTCGAAAAGGGTCGAAAGATGATGGAGGTATCTGAGCGGCTTACATCCTTAGAAGAACGACTCTCCTTGGACAGTCTGCCAGCCGATGAAGATTTGGATGAAGAtagtgaggatgaagatgaggacgacAATTACGGAAGCTCGACTGCGAAATTACTCACTTCGGCTCAAGAATGTAGCCGGGTTACAAAGCTTCTTGGGTCCATGGACCCCGACACACCATACGTGATCAAGATGGAGGAACGCTTGACACGCTGCAGAAACACATTGCTGATAGACTTGGGCAATGCGCTGAAAGAAGCCAAAAAGGCCGGCGTTAAAGGTCAGGACCGAGTCCTCAAGTGCCTGGCGATATATAGAGTGCTAGATGCACAATCAGAGGCCGTCAAGGCTCTCCGAGGTGGTTGA
- a CDS encoding hypothetical protein (SECRETED:SignalP(1-16)~BUSCO:45157at5125) yields MKSFVSVALLPLAVQAVRIVQSNDDGWAESYIRSFNDALNNAGYDVVLSAPAENKSGSSSRDENPKDRKTPCQYDSCPANSGPAGSDPKRPDLNWVNSFPVTAMKYGIDTFGPSLWDGAAPELAVAGPNVGSNIWLQVPFSGTVGAACYAAHEVGIPAIAFSGASGGNTAFNTNPIPERSLVYAELATTFVKKIVDSGKPYLPKDVYLNVNFPKAEGKCTDASKFQWVLTRINSGLLSERDTEWCGENRLPTETEIALKSGCYASISVGDAADKTTADAARQKIVLEKIKDMLVPTWEPLEQPRLFAPPPYHDQGPVRQSSQFRRIMAPIDRCLASMARLSLLQTPRPAIPSIPKFLAPAAAQQVRQASVVRIRKTAKKKKPLPKDFKRHNLNKREFPQYSLCEAMRILRAVEVGKPPASIKYELHINLKTARNGPVIKNSVRLPHPVQSDWQIAVVCPEGSEIAREATAAGAVAVGQETLFEAIRQEKINFDRLICHEASEAALNKAGLGKILGPKGLMPSKRMRTIVPDVVKSMRDSAGAADYRERQGVIRLAIGQLGYSPDQLKNNIKVLLAKIKAECTEISEEVHKEVHEVILSTTHGPGISLNGNLKDADEKITPEALTSIM; encoded by the exons ATGAAGTCTTTCGTTTCTGTCGCCCTTTTGCCTCTTGCGGTTCAAGCCGTAAGAATCGTCCAATCCAATGATGATGGCTGGGCTGAGTCGTATATCCGCTCCTTCAATGACGCCTTGAACAACGCAGGCTACGATGTTGTTCTTTCAGCCCCTGCTGAGAACAAGTCAGGCAGCA GCTCTCGAGATGAGAATCCCAAGGATCGCAAGACGCCTTGCCAGTACGATAGTTGTCCCGCTAACAGCGGTCCTGCTGGTTCCGACCCCAAGCGACCTGATCTTAACTGGGTCAACTCTTTCCCCGTCACTGCCATGAAGTACGGTATAGACACCTTTGGTCCTAGCCTGTGGGATGGGGCTGCCCCTGAGCTTGCCGTTGCCGGACCCAATGTCGGCAGCAACATTTGGCTCCAGGTTCCCTTTTCTGGCACTGTTGGCGCTGCTTGCTATGCCGCCCATGAAGTCGGCATTCCCGCCATTGCCTTCTCTGGAGCTTCCGGCGGCAATACTGCCTTCAACACCAACCCCATTCCCGAGCGCAGTCTCGTCTATGCTGAGCTTGCTACCACGTTCGTCAAGAAGATTGTCGACTCTGGAAAGCCTTATTTGCCCAAAGACGTCTACCTTAACGTCAACTTCCCCAAGGCTGAGGGCAAATGCACTGATGCGTCCAAGTTCCAGTGGGTGCTGACCCGCATCAACAGTGGTTTGCTGTCCGAACGTGACACTGAGTGGTGTGGCGAGAATCGTCTTCCTACTGAGACTGAGATTGCTCTTAAGAGTGGCTGTTATGCTTCTATTAGTGTTGGAGATGCTGCCGATAAGACCACAGCTGATGCTGCGAGACAGAAGATCGTCTTGGAGAAGATCAAGGACATGCTTGT GCCCACTTGGGAACCTTTGGAGCAACCTCGACTTTTTGCGCCGCCTCCATATCACGATCAAGGGCCGGTCCGCCAGAGCTCTCAATTCCGACGTATAATGGCACCAATCGACCGTTGCTTGGCCTCAATGGCCAGGCTATCCCTCCTCCAGACTCCTCGGCCGGCAATCCCATCGATACCCAAGTTCCTCGCCCCAGCGGCAGCCCAACAAGTTCGACAGGCTTCAGTGGTCCGAATCAGGAAGacggcgaagaagaagaagccactCCCTAAGGACTTCAAGAGACATAACTTGAACAAGAGGGAATTCCCTCAGTATTCGTTATGCGAAGCTATGAG AATCCTCCGCGCCGTTGAGGTCGGCAAACCCCCCGCTTCGATCAAGTACGAGCTACACATCAATCTGAAAACTGCCCGTAACGGCCCTGTCATCAAGAACAGCGTCCGTCTCCCTCACCCCGTCCAAAGTGATTGGCAAATCGCCGTTGTGTGCCCCGAAGGCAGCGAGATCGCTCGTGAAGCCACCGCCGCCGGTGCTGTGGCCGTTGGTCAAGAGACCCTCTTCGAAGCCATTCGACAAGAAAAGATCAACTTTGACCGACTCATCTGTCATGAAGCCAGCGAGGCTGCCCTCAACAAGGCTGGTCTGGGAAAGATCCTCGGTCCCAAGGGTCTCATGCCCAGCAAGCGTATGCGAACCATTGTTCCTGATGTCGTCAAGTCTATGCGAGATTCTGCCGGTGCTGCCGATTATCGTGAGAGACAGGGTGTTATTCGTCTGGCTATTGGACAATTGGGATACTCGCCCGACCAGctcaagaacaacatcaagGTGTTACTGGCCAAGATCAAGGCAGAGTGTACCGAGATTTCAGAGGAGGTGCACAAGGAAGTCCATGAGGTTATTCTAAGCACGACTCATGGACCAGGTATCAGCTTGAACGGAAACCTGAAGGATGCCGATGAGAAGATTACCCCCGAGGCTTTGACGAGCATCATGTAA
- a CDS encoding hypothetical protein (SECRETED:SignalP(1-18)~MEROPS:MER0033241), which produces MALLKLLAVALFAGSSLAFPRSQTSNTPTATIDNGVVIGTVTSIPDSKTIVNQFLGIPFGEKPVRFSPPKPAKAWDTAYDASKYKPSCLMKFNYPEVKRNRTIKAFATPGPPAGTDEDCLNLNIYTPAGAKVGSKPVAFWIHGGSFSHGSGSLPYYDGSKMAGYEDIVVVTINYRTNIFGFPATYDLPKGEWNVGLLDQRLALQWVQDNIEVFGGDPKKVTIFGESAGAGSVEDLITAPPDPLPFRAAILQSGTANTNVTPNGSWDIATKSANCDNDDFEKVLECMREVSATKLKDIIERAELDFQPISDNGTTLANFPREIRLKSGDDNRIMARVPVMLGSTADEARLEDFMNITIEEALRAWMPDITSSQVSVLKVFYPVGSPGIHNDFDQVVRVATELGMQCPIRYVAEDFAETGIKTWRFLYNASFANTEIFNGSGAYHSSEIQTLFGTYTEKGSTDFQDELSREMQKAWGKFVRDPENGPGWGQIPKIGVFGGGVSPDSHDEPEKALQVLNTHLLEPRCIAFKAMWTKGKMEE; this is translated from the exons ATGGCTTTACTCAAACTTCTGGCTGTCGCTCTCTTTGCGGGCTCATCACTCGCTTTTCCTCGCTCTCAAACATCCAACACTCCAACAGCAACTATTGATAACGGCGTGGTAATCGGTACTGTAACTTCCATCCCGGACTCCAAAACTATCGTCAACCAGTTCCTTGGTATCCCCTTTGGCGAAAAGCCTGTTCGTTTCAGTCCTCCCAAGCCAGCTAAGGCGTGGGACACTGCCTATGATGCGTCCAAGTACAAGCCATCATGCCTCATGAAATTCAACTACCCAGAGGTGAAACGCAACCGAACTATCAAGGCCTTTGCTACACCTGGTCCACCAGCAGGGACCGATGAAGATTGTTTGAATCTCAACATTTATACACCCGCTGGCGCAAAGGTTGGTTCGAAGCCCGTTGCATTTTGGATTCACGGTGGCAGTTTCAGTCATGGCTCTGGATCGTTACCTTACTATGATGGATCCAAGATGGCGGGATATGAGGATATTGTAGTAGTCACCATCAACTACCGAACCAACATCTTTGGTTTCCCTGCAACCTATGATTTGCCTAAAGGAGAATGGAATGTTGG ATTACTTGATCAAAGACTAGCCCTGCAATGGGTCCAAGATAACATCGAAGTCTTCGGAGGAGATCCCAAAAAAGTCACCATCTTTGGAGAGAGTGCTGGTGCAGGAAGTGTTGAAGATCTTATCACAGCTCCTCCTGACCCTCTCCCTTTTCGTGCCGCTATACTCCAGTCTGGCACTGCCAACACTAACGTGACGCCTAACGGTTCTTGGGATATTGCTACCAAATCAGCAAACTGTGATAACGACGATTTTGAAAAGGTGCTTGAGTGTATGCGTGAAGTTTCTGCTACGAAACTCAAGGATATCATTGAGAGAGCCGAGCTTGATTTTCAACCCATTAGTGACAATGGGACAACTCTTGCCAACTTCCCCCGTGAGATCCGACTCAAGTCCGGAGACGACAACAGAATTATGGCCCGTGTTCCTGTCATGCTGGGTTCGACTGCTGATGAGGCACGACTGGAAGATTTCATGAACATCACGATCGAAGAGGCTCTTCGAGCTTGGATGCCAGATATCACTTCCTCTCAAGTTTCAGTTCTCAAAGTTTTCTATCCCGTCGGATCTCCCGGCATCCACAACGACTTCGACCAAGTCGTCAGAGTCGCAACCGAACTCGGCATGCAGTGCCCGATCCGCTATGTTGCAGAGGATTTTGCTGAAACGGGGATCAAGACATGGAGATTCCTGTACAATGCCAGCTTTGCAAACACGGAGATATTCAATGGTAGTGGTGCTTACCACTCTTCTGAAATTCAAACCCTCTTCGGTACGTATACTGAGAAGGGGTCGACGGATTTTCAAGATGAGTTGAGTAGGGAGATGCAGAAGGCCTGGGGGAAGTTCGTTAGAGATCCTGAGAATGGGCCGGGATGGGGACAAATTCCTAAGATTGGTGTCTTTGGAGGCGGCGTGAGTCCTGATTCTCACGATGAGCCAGAGAAGGCTTTGCAAGTTTTGAACACGCATCTGCTTGAACCAAGATGTATTGCATTCAAGGCAATGTGGACAAAGGGCAAGATGGAAGAGTAA
- a CDS encoding hypothetical protein (BUSCO:19971at5125) yields MSYFSRLSPIPAFPEYTGPYKVGTVDVEIPVSELDAPSTAPEGSDKIHTVQYRMFYPAVPESNEKRISWLPNPQRQHLVAYTKFLGIGPMLSEFLSFLPRHLHYTTIPAHKNAKLLQPSTENKRWPTMIFSHGLGGCRNSYSYVAGSLASHGIVVICPEHRDGSAVASFIRVPEKQNETITSNSRIQVHYEKISHDVSPEVYQAREAQLRIRCWELGLVHQAMLTVDRGNKLTNLNRSTPSLDQFVGQCNIHEPGSIIFAGHSFGAATVTQLMKSTYYAGVPEAATIQKPIFAPTQGSDITKQITEKTLTMLLDMWCMPLMAPNSKPLFELPLPVYADKTTAPGGKAILAVESEHFFKWGDHLNLKARVLSPDPTANVVAPQLFERPSGIKMSEPNFFYVINSAHLNQSDFGILFPWLTQKIFKAEQPERALRLNLRAQLQMLRENNVPVGRTFEGDLVDGTSFDKLEKFNQEKGDSCKDGINDDQAIFDTSGNNPVDFWRWIDVIGLGESSGKKTTEKKVEEGQEDMKGELDPSDEVPGAPPSITRAMSATAA; encoded by the exons ATGTCCTATTTCTCACGCCTAAGCCCTATTCCAGCCTTCCCCGAATACACGGGTCCGTACAAAGTCGGCACCGTCGATGTCGAGATCCCCGTTTCCGAACTTGATGCGCCCAGCACCGCCCCCGAGGGTTCCGACAAGATCCATACCGTCCAGTATCGCATGTTCTACCCAGCGGTCCCCGAATCGAACGAGAAGCGTATCAGCTGGCTACCGAACCCTCAACGACAGCATTTAGTAGCCTACACTAAATTCTTGGGTATCGGTCCCATGCTCTCCGAGTTTCTCTC TTTTCTCCCACGACATCTTCATTATACCACAATTCCTGCCCACAAGAATGCGAAGCTCCTCCAGCCTTCGACCGAGAACAAGCGATGGCCTACGATGATCTTCTCCCACGGCTTGGGAGGTTGCCGAAACTCGTACTCCTACGTCGCCGGCTCTCTCGCCTCCCATGGCATCGTCGTAATCTGCCCTGAGCATCGCGATGGCAGCGCTGTTGCCAGTTTCATCCGCGTACCTGAGAAGCAAAACGAAACAATCACATCGAATAGCCGAATACAAGTGCACTACGAAAAGATCTCGCACGATGTCAGCCCCGAAGTCTACCAGGCCCGCGAGGCCCAACTCCGAATTCGGTGCTGGGAACTCGGCCTAGTTCATCAGGCCATGCTTACCGTTGACCGTGGCAATAAATTGACTAACTTGAACCGATCTACACCCAGCCTGGATCAATTTGTTGGTCAATGCAACATTCACGAGCCTGGCAGCATCATCTTTGCCGGACACAGCTTTGGAGCAGCTACCGTTACTCAACTTATGAAGAGCACGTATTACGCCGGTGTTCCTGAAGCTGCTACTATCCAAAAGCCTATCTTTGCTCCCACCCAAGGTAGTGATATCACAAAGCAGATTACCGAGAAGACCCTCACAATGCTACTCGACATGTGGTGCATGCCCTTGATGGCTCCCAACTCAAAGCCTCTGTTCGAACTGCCGCTACCTGTATATGCCGACAAAACTACTGCTCCTGGTGGCAAGGCCATCTTGGCAGTTGAATCGGAGCATTTCTTCAAGTGGGGAGACCATCTTAACCTCAAGGCTCGCGTCCTGAGCCCTGATCCCACCGCCAACGTTGTGGCTCCTCAACTGTTCGAGCGGCCTAGCGGAATCAAGATGTCGGAGCCAAACTTCTTCTACGTCATCAACTCTGCTCATCTGAATCAGTCCGACTTTGGAATCCTGTTCCCTTGGTTGACGCAGAAGATCTTCAAGGCAGAGCAGCCTGAACGAGCACTCCGTCTGAACCTCCGGGCACAACTTCAAATGCTTCGTGAGAACAACGTTCCTGTCGGCCGTACCTTCGAGGGAGATCTCGTTGACGGAACGTCTTTTGATAAGCTTGAAAAGTTCAACCAAGAAAAGGGTGATTCATGCAAGGATGGCATCAACGACGACCAGGCCATCTTCGACACGAGCGGCAACAACCCTGTTGACTTCTGGCGATGGATTGACGTCATTGGCCTCGGCGAATCTAGCGGTAAGAAGACGACCGAGAAGAAGGTGGAAGAGGGCCAAGAGGATATGAAGGGCGAACTTGACCCTAGTGATGAAGTGCCTGGAGCACCACCCTCCATCACCCGAGCTATGAGCGCTACTGCAGCATAA